The DNA region CAGTCAAACCAAATAAAAAGCCCCCTGGTCGGAACCAGAGGGCTTTTGAACAGTGATGTCGTTCGACGCTTACGAACGAACAATGGCCTCGGCAGGGCAGGTGTCGATGGCCTCGTCCACGCAATCCAGCTCGGATTCGGGATCTTTCACGACAGCCTTGTCACCATCATCGTTCATCTCGAAGACGTCGGGGCAGGTTTCCACGCAGGCTTCACAAGCCATGCAATCGTCAGTGATTTCGATAGCCATGGATAAATCTCCTATTGGGTTGGTGTACGAACTATGCGACCTCATCCAGTAGCGCGAGTTCTCTAATACACAGTGTAGGACGTCATTTCAAGCATGATATCCGCTTTTTGTCACATGATTAACCATAGTGATTTCAACGAGTTTTGCAAGGCCCTGTCGCCACGGCGTATAAAATTCGCCCTCCGCTTCCGGCCGCTTTCGGGGACTCCATACCCAGCACCGCGGCAAGCTCTCCATCGAAAAATGCGCCAACGCCACACGCGCCCATGCCCAACGCCTTGGCTCCCACGTAGACCCGCTCGCCAAGCCGTCCGGCCAGCAGACCGGCCCGGCGGTAGCCCCTGGGCCCCAGCTCTGCTTCCAGCCGCGCCACATCCGTAACAAAGAAGAAGATCAGCCCTGCCCGCTTCAGCCAGCCCTGCCCCAGACACGCGTCGGCCACGCCATTGCGCAGGTACCCATCCGGGTATCTTTCCGCCAACGTGCGCACGCGGGTCAGGCTGCCGGCCTTGCGGTTCAGCACATACAGCCCTGTCCCGTCTTCCCCCCCATCCATGGCCACCAGCGTGGCCACGGTGCGGTCCGGCTCGCTGCCGCCGCCTTCCAGCCGCTCGCACACCAGC from Oceanidesulfovibrio marinus includes:
- a CDS encoding ferredoxin, encoding MAIEITDDCMACEACVETCPDVFEMNDDGDKAVVKDPESELDCVDEAIDTCPAEAIVRS